ATTAGTATTTTTTCATCTAATTGATTCAGATTACTTTGATATTCACTTTTTAATTGTTTTAGAATTAATTGCTCCTTGGCTAATTCTTTCTGTTTCTCATTCCAATTATTGATGCTCAAAGCAATAAGAATCCCAATTACTACAAGAATTATTTCTCCAATAGCATAAATCAGATATTTACTGAATTTGTTTTCCGAAAGAAGTCGCTGCCGGATTCGACGAAAGAATTTGATCATTAGAGGTTGGTTTCTCTAAAGATATGATATTTATCAAATTGGTGAATTCAAATAATGTCCTGTCCTGAAATATGGCTACAGGTTAATAATTAAGTTTAAGCTGTTTTTAAATATACCATATTCGGGGTTTTATATTCTAAAGATAAATGTAATCTTACCTCATTGTATAATTTGATTGCATTTTTGGCCGTACGCTTGGCTTGGCCCAGGCCATCAAAAGTCTGGTCAAGGTAGAACTCGTCCTTTAGGATGCCGTTCACAAGTTCTGCCGGGGCGTTCTCGTAGCAATGGTTATCCTCTGTCAAACTGATCGCGATGTTGTTTCTTTTTTCCGTTGATAAGTTTGTCCAGAATTTTGAGTCTGACCAATTCTGCATACGTATGGTGAATTTGTCATTCTTATAAATAATGTTTGAAATTATATAGCCTTTATTCAGGGATTTTCAAAATTAACTACAGCGACCTGTTGAACGCAGTTTGGTGATTTTTATGGAAAAATAGCACAACCCTTCAACTATGAATGTGATAACGGACTACCATATTTATTACTTCCATAGTATTTCGACCGCGGTGCGCAGCGCCGCATCTGTTTTCGATTTTGCCGTATTGAAGTATAACTTGCCTTACCGAATTGATTTGAGCATTGAATTATGGTAGTTTGACAACTTAAGTGAACGGCTGAAAGCTGATTGGGGTAGGGGAAGACTGTATCTGGGTTATAGCGCTCTCCATACCAATCCTTTTCTAAATAGATGTTCTTGAATACTGGACCTGTGACTATCTTTCAGAGAAGTCATATAAATTAAGAAAGTTGGGGTAGCCTGCACTTTCGAAGTGTTTTTCTTCAATCAACTCAGCCTCCTCACTGAAAATACCCTGTATGTCCTTAGGTGATAAGGTTGGGTTCATTTCCGGTCTAAAACCAGTAAACAGGAACCACACTCGTTTATTTCCTTTTAACTGCTCCAAATCTTTTAAATATGCTCCAGTAGAAATATTATAATCGTATTGCCCCAAAATGTAATCTTGGACACCATACTTTGGGCCATAATAGTGCATGTACAAATCACCTGAACCTTGAACATAAAGCACATCCCCGGCTTGCTTGTGCTCATTGTAATAAGTGAGCATTTTCTTAACGGGTTCCGACTCGATCGGTAGACTGCTTACACCCAAAATAATGACCAAGACCGAAGGTAATACAATGATTACGCCTATGGCATTTGTCAACCATGGCTTTGCCCAACTAAAATTCTTTTCTAAAATCGATAAGCTGATCATCGGAAGCAATAAGAAGGGCCATAAACCATAATAGGCTGTTCTTCCAACCATGGGTAAAATGTAAAAACTCACTAGCCCTATCATCATAATAAAAGGAAGTACAAGTATAAAAAGATCGATTCTTTTATGCTTTATGATGGGATAAAAGGAGATTGAAGACAGTAGCAAAATAATAATACATAATAATACAATCATTGGATTATTACTTCCAATTACGGTGAGGAAGTCACCAAGGCCTAGTATGATTTGTTTGGGAAAGAACAAGACATATTCCATCACTTTGGAGGGTGGAAACATATTGCTATGATGCTCAGACATAGCTATGGCTACTTCAGGTGAAATTATAAATTTGGCGTAAATAATATTCCAAACTCCACCTAATAGCCATAAAATAAACATTGGCATATAGGACCTCAGTGGGATATCTTTTC
This window of the Maribacter cobaltidurans genome carries:
- a CDS encoding ArnT family glycosyltransferase, giving the protein MKHQSLFVKIFLFIAFLMGIVIRAIQFFAEPSMWKDELFSVVNIENMSFWELMTQQPAYNQVAPVGFYMIQKFFYTLIGSTEMAFRFYPFIASLMALWLFYLIARKFVNSTKLVLAVFFMATVLGSWWQSFNAKPYTGDILFLMFFVWTSLTMLERTLSKKERLIFGLIGFLGASASFPASVFVLAITSILFLKRKDIPLRSYMPMFILWLLGGVWNIIYAKFIISPEVAIAMSEHHSNMFPPSKVMEYVLFFPKQIILGLGDFLTVIGSNNPMIVLLCIIILLLSSISFYPIIKHKRIDLFILVLPFIMMIGLVSFYILPMVGRTAYYGLWPFLLLPMISLSILEKNFSWAKPWLTNAIGVIIVLPSVLVIILGVSSLPIESEPVKKMLTYYNEHKQAGDVLYVQGSGDLYMHYYGPKYGVQDYILGQYDYNISTGAYLKDLEQLKGNKRVWFLFTGFRPEMNPTLSPKDIQGIFSEEAELIEEKHFESAGYPNFLNLYDFSER
- a CDS encoding integrase core domain-containing protein; its protein translation is MQNWSDSKFWTNLSTEKRNNIAISLTEDNHCYENAPAELVNGILKDEFYLDQTFDGLGQAKRTAKNAIKLYNEVRLHLSLEYKTPNMVYLKTA